In one window of Leguminivora glycinivorella isolate SPB_JAAS2020 chromosome 10, LegGlyc_1.1, whole genome shotgun sequence DNA:
- the LOC125230046 gene encoding N-terminal Xaa-Pro-Lys N-methyltransferase 1, with the protein MSENIFYTKAAKYWANVPATINGVLGGYEHISGIDIKGSKAFLNDILSLKNAPGTELALDCGAGIGRIAQYLLIPVFDKVDLVEQEKRFLSVAKRRIGELHERLGSLYNIGLQHFTPKKKYDVIWCQWVLGHLNDIDLIAFLVRCKKALNTNGVIVVKENITASEEIEYDDEDSSVARPYKLMQLIFKEANLELIKESVQDGFPDDIYKVYLFALVPNDLDKKAFVLAS; encoded by the coding sequence atgtctgaaaacattttttacacaaaagCCGCAAAATACTGGGCTAATGTCCCAGCCACGATAAACGGCGTGCTTGGCGGCTACGAGCATATCTCGGGCATTGACATCAAGGGGTCCAAGGCCTTTCTAAATGACATTCTAAGTCTTAAAAATGCCCCCGGTACTGAGTTAGCTCTAGACTGTGGAGCCGGGATCGGCCGAATCGCTCAATACCTGCTGATTCCCGTGTTTGACAAGGTTGATTTGGTCGAACAAGAGAAGAGGTTCCTCTCCGTCGCCAAAAGAAGAATCGGTGAACTCCACGAAAGACTTGGATCACTTTACAATATAGGCTTGCAACATTTTACCCCGAAGAAAAAATATGATGTCATCTGGTGCCAATGGGTACTTGGTCATTTAAACGATATCGATCTAATTGCGTTTTTAGTAAGATGTAAAAAAGCGCTCAACACGAACGGTGTTATAGTAGTTAAAGAGAATATCACTGCAAGCGAAGAAATAGAATATGACGACGAAGATTCATCAGTAGCCCGACCTTACAAGCTCATGCAATTAATATTCAAAGAAGCTAATTTAgaactgataaaagaaagtgtACAAGACGGATTTCCAGATGATATCtataaagtttatttatttgctcTAGTCCCAAACGATTTGGACAAAAAAGCCTTTGTTTTAGCTTCTTGA